A window of Cydia pomonella isolate Wapato2018A chromosome 22, ilCydPomo1, whole genome shotgun sequence contains these coding sequences:
- the LOC133530066 gene encoding serine protease 55-like, with protein MVTNLVVAFLLFFGKTAFSDIERRKGVYFEYIPPKSVPGDEKREEAALRMGSEDSTEDDNIKTMLEENYRFKSDQSATRFKVAAVKKEEENLNSNNGGMSWVFRTFAVRRIVGGMETSISMYPYNVAISRNGRHWCGGSIIDEQWVLTAGHCFESAHDNAKKKLAAFIVRAGSSFHNRGGYQARVNKAFFPSKYVPGNADFDFSLVRLDRPMPIGRNIAVLNLPSKEYLIKPGDILIVTGWGSTHETGSGHIPDRLRFVPVPAMRLSQCQTAYRFYITPRMMCAGYATGGKDACNHDSGGPAVRDGVLLGIVSFGGKQCGDPHSPGVYSRVSEMTTWVEQTIADNECSNVPELQEKIKRAREREQDLQRFKARVEDKKNRIKNWLRETLKSPSFIELAKRKLSEAQAMRRSFTESLYEPQNVTDLDDTEMDDINLSNLIHDRILQSNDGNEDENMLSTLALRDIMLNEGKGKTAKDGFEELMAFVTRDDPSPPAQIKENVTRENVTQS; from the exons ATGGTCACCAACTTAGTAGTAGCTTTTCTTCTGTTTTTCGGAAAAACTGCGTTCAGTGATATCGAACGAAGGAAGGGGGTGTATTTCGAGTATATTCCACCCAAGTCGGTACCAGGAGATGAGAAACGGGAGGAAGCGGCGTTGAGAATGGGAAGTGAGGATAGCACTGAAGATGATAATATAAAGACAATGCTGGAAGAAAACTACAGGTTTAAAAGCGATCAATCGGCTACAAGGTTTAAAGTTGCTGCGGTAAAGAAAGAAGAAG AGAACTTAAATAGCAACAATGGAGGCATGTCATGGGTGTTCCGCACGTTCGCCGTGCGGCGCATCGTCGGCGGCATGGAGACCAGCATCAGCATGTACCCGTACAACGTGGCCATATCCCGCAACGGCCGTCATTGGTGCGGCGGGTCTATCATCGACGAGCAGTGGGTTCTCACGGCCGGACACTGCTTTGAATC AGCACACGACAATGCGAAGAAGAAATTGGCCGCGTTCATAGTACGCGCAGGGAGCTCTTTCCATAATAGGGGAGGATACCAGGCTAGAGTCAACAAG GCATTCTTTCCCTCTAAATACGTCCCCGGTAATGCTGACTTCGACTTCTCTCTGGTCCGCCTGGATCGGCCCATGCCCATCGGCCGCAACATTGCTGTGCTGAACCTGCCCTCTAAGGAATACCTGATCAAACCTGGAGACATCCTTATTGTCACTGGCTGGGGCAGTACTCAT GAAACGGGGTCAGGACACATACCGGATCGTCTCCGCTTCGTCCCTGTGCCGGCGATGAGGCTTTCCCAGTGCCAGACTGCGTACCGCTTTTACATCACACCTCGCATGATGTGCGCCGGGTACGCCACTGGTGGAAAGGACGCCTGCAAC CACGATTCTGGTGGTCCCGCCGTTCGTGACGGCGTCCTCCTCGGGATCGTGTCTTTCGGTGGCAAGCAGTGCGGGGACCCCCACTCCCCCGGGGTCTACAGCAGGGTGTCGGAGATGACGACGTGGGTGGAGCAGACCATCGCTGACAACGAGTGCTCCAATGTGCCGGAGCTACAGGAGAAGATTAAGAGAGCTAGGGAGAGAGAGCAGGATTTACAAAG ATTTAAAGCCCGCGTAGAAGACAAGAAGAACCGAATCAAGAATTGGTTACGGGAAACCTTAAAATCGCCAAGTTTCATAGAACTAGCTAAAAGGAAGCTGAGCGAAGCACAAGCAATGCGCAGAAGCTTCACAGAATCACTATATGAACCCCAAAATGTAACCGACTTAGATGATACTGAGATGGATGACATCAACCTGTCAAATCTAATACACGACAGGATCTTACAAAGCAATGATGGGAACGAAGATGAGAATATGCTAAGTACTCTGGCGCTTAGGGATATAATGTTGAATGAGGGTAAAGGCAAAACAGCTAAGGATGGCTTCGAGGAGTTGATGGCGTTCGTTACGAGAGATGATCCAAGTCCACCTgcacaaataaaagaaaatgttacaCGAGAAAATGTTACACAATCTTAA
- the LOC133530368 gene encoding uncharacterized protein LOC133530368 produces the protein MTVTCFVQSWIALCCSYGYALHLTVQMCFPAVCAELMQAQTDALSMLVHEQLLVEQDDNTRFDLTRLARYIRARPPLRKAWRLLPPGLKLPLAMMSMCTTTLIVVIQSTHLYD, from the exons atgaCAGTGACCTGTTTTGTGCAGTCATGGATAGCCCTCTGCTGTAGCTATGGGTACGCGCTGCACCTCACGGTCCAGATGTGCTTTCCGGCCGTGTGTGCGGAGCTGATGCAAGCTCAAACGGACGCGCTGAGCATGCTTGTCCACGAACAGCTTCTTGTCGAACAGG ATGACAACACACGCTTCGATCTTACACGGCTGGCGCGCTATATACGCGCGCGTCCTCCACTCCGCAAAGCCTGGCGTTTGCTACCACCGGGTCTGAAGCTGCCCCTCGCCATGATGTCTATGTGCACCACCACGCTGATCGTCGTTATACAATCCACCCATCTCTACGACTAG